TGTTGCCCTCTTCTATCGTCGGTGGGGCAGGAACAACACAGGAAGGATCCCCCCAGCATAGTCAGGCTACCTGATGCCCACCCCACAAACAGAGCTGAGCCAAACTCGAACCTGCAACACAGCGTGACAAAGGGCCACGGGTCACGCGGGATTTCTCTCCTGCAAAGACTGCACAGGTCAATGGGCCTGTCTCATTAGGCCCTAGCGCCACAGTGCCCTCACTTTCCACATGGCTAcgcaaatttaaaataaaacatttttagacAGTCTTCTGTCATCATTCATCATCAGTGAATTTATCATCTcaaacatgtttaaaacattgAAATTTCAGCATGCACTGAGGATGAATATCACAATAACATCTTTTTAGAAGGAACAGAAGTCAGCTTTATTCTATAGATGTCAGAATGTCAGATTTGGTTAATTACACTTCAACCTGAATGAAACGCAGGTACCATTGTTTTTCATGAGTGTACTGGGTCTTTGCTGTTATCAGTATCACCAGGAATGTGCTGTCCATGATAGCAGCACCAAACAAAACCAGCCTATTCCTAATTATTCGTAACCATTATCATAGCTAAAATGGTCAATGAAAGGATATGACTCTTCCATAGTGAAATCAAATACAGTACTTGGCCATGTGTGATCTTAGTAGGCGGTGAGTAATGAGCGAAGAGAAAACAAGTGCTGACCTGGCTACTCTGTCCATCAACCATGAAATAGTTGATAGTTGACATTTAATTAATCATCTTCTCAATTGCCATTTACCCTTGTtcttttatgtatgtgtatgactTCCTACTTCACactaaatcaaaaaaaaaaaatcacacaggcaAATGAGATGGAACATACGACTTACCTGGCGTTTACAGGTGTGTTGAGATTAAAGAACTGGTAGGACACCTGTGTGGCATACCAGGAGACAGAGACCAGTGTGCAGACCCCTACAGAGGAGGCAATTTTGAGACTTAGTTTTCCATCAAGCTGCTGAATAATTACtagtctgtccatctgtctatcAGAGTAGAACATTATACGCCATCATTTTCATGCTCAGCTGACAGCCTTatcttacatgttatctatttatatggATGGATATTTGCTAGAGCAGCTCAGGGTAAGTAGCttcccaaggatacaacagcaatgccccatcCTGAGATCCACATGTTATAGATCTCCAGTTTTCTTACCACTATACTCAAATTAAAGGATTTTagcaggaaaaaatacaatggCATTATTTAAAGTTTTTGTTCTTATTCTCGTTAGCTGTAACCCAGAGCAGTTAGTTAATCTATAAAACACTACTGTGCTCTTATAAGATTTCATGTGTGAGGTCACATGTGGTGTGTGAGCTCATATTTGATGTGTGAGGTCATATTGAGTATGCGAGATCAGGGTTCTGATGTTTGAGGACCTCACCTGCAAGAAGGAAAAGGACGCCTCCAGACACGGCAATGCGGGCCTTGATCTGGGGGTTGTTGTCCCCCACTCTGGTGCACTTCATGCCCACCACACTGACGATGATGGAGATGAAGCCCATCAGCACCGACACCACCATCAGGGCACGGCATGTCTGGATGTGCActgcagaaaaagacagacCGTTCAGTACAGAGACTACCACGTGATGAGAGCACGTCTGGATGTGCAATGCAGAAAGGGACAGACTACCATCTAGGAGTGGCACATCTGGATGCAGAAAAGTAGACACACAGGTATGGATTCATGGGCACACTGGGTTCACCAAATGGGAAGTTTATTGATGTGCCTCTACTCTACTATATTCCTGTTTAGAGGGGTATAAAACATGGCCACAGCTGATCTGCACAGAAATGTGATTCTAACATTCTAACATGTCTATAAATCAAATCTGtaaatttaaagttttattgAAAGTACACAGTACCTAGAACTAATGACTTTcccatttgttcatttacaaaCCCTTGTTGCTTTTTCCCAGAAAATTAGAAATTTGAGTTCAataaagagacatttttttttactgcttcaAAGCCATAAGTGGCTGCTAAAAGCAGCACTGACagtaacatttttcttttttataccaaaagtaaataaataaaataaattgaaatagTCATTATTCTTGGATGTCTGCTGATAACATAGTTATGAAAGCAACCAATGATACCCAACAAGCTTCATTCTATT
This portion of the Megalops cyprinoides isolate fMegCyp1 chromosome 7, fMegCyp1.pri, whole genome shotgun sequence genome encodes:
- the LOC118780673 gene encoding claudin-19-like, which gives rise to MANSGFQLLGYFLALGGWIGIISTTALPQWKQSSYAGDAIITAVGLYEGLWMSCASQSTGQVQCKVFDSLLSLDVHIQTCRALMVVSVLMGFISIIVSVVGMKCTRVGDNNPQIKARIAVSGGVLFLLAGVCTLVSVSWYATQVSYQFFNLNTPVNARFEFGSALFVGWASGSLTMLGGSFLCCSCPTDDRRGQQYYSQSQPSTTREIELLTESSSPD